From the Bacillus sp. SM2101 genome, one window contains:
- a CDS encoding transglycosylase domain-containing protein, producing the protein MSDNRSNWQDRLQKVQKMFSSKDAVKGARITYGVFWNITLLFIIIGLIGFFFAGGVGAGYFASLVKDEPIRSYDSMKKDIYNYEETTELYFDDNVYLGKLRSDLDREEVSIDDVSQHLINAVVATEDEFFWDHSGIVPKAIMRALFQEVTNSSVRTGGSTLTQQLIKNQILSNEVSFERKAKEMLLALRLEQSFDKDEILEAYLNVSTLGRNSSGRNIAGIQTAAQGIFDVDARDLNIPQSAFIAGLFQSFSYTPFTNKGEIKENLESSMNRMHTVLSRMLQAEFITKEEYESALNYDITADFAPPKPSPIDNYPWLTFEIEDRAEEILAEILAENDGYEVTDLAENDDLYNDYINRASKNLRQNGYKIHTTIDKEIYDEMQTVVQNFEYFAPDKPEEKEDPETGEMVQVMEPIEAGAVLIENTTGKIISFVGGRDHDREQLNHATNAPRSNGSTMKPLLAYGPAMELGKVQPGSVLADVELKVPAGGKTYSPGNYDGRTHGLTSVRYALQKSYNIPAVRSYMSIIDQNPVSYLEKMGYTNLTEGDHYNLSMAIGGLTYGVTVEENVNAYATFGNDGQFVDAYMIERIETNDGEIIYEHESEPVEVFSPQTSYLMIDMMRDVISSGTAASLPGRLDFKSDWAGKTGTAQDFKDAWFVATNPNVTFGVWNGYDTPKSVKTTSGPTYGQRNIYLWADLMNAAYAIKPELVAPEERFKMPGGIISRSYCAASGLLPSKACEEAGLIETDLFNAKYVPTKEDNSLEKANYVEIGEKIYRALETTPEEFTNEGFMFTEAFLEEIGITDIKVAKQLIPNSEKWSNIIFPELEELEDTGEVPDTMGGVKLNGNSISWPAHYQQTVIGYRVYEISNYGENVSEIGIVPVGEDLGFTVGNTDSAYYVTAVDIFGRESAESNKVINGDWQEEPDDNEDPNNGDNDQPGDGEDDPGNDDNDQPGEGDDPDTGDNDNDQPGDGENPGDEDNDQPGDGEDPGDEDNDQPSDGENDPGNDQPGDITEPEDPSTPTDPSNP; encoded by the coding sequence ATGAGTGATAATAGATCTAATTGGCAAGATCGATTACAAAAAGTACAAAAGATGTTCAGTAGCAAAGATGCTGTTAAAGGTGCAAGAATTACCTACGGTGTGTTTTGGAACATCACCTTACTCTTTATTATTATTGGATTAATCGGATTCTTTTTTGCTGGTGGTGTTGGTGCTGGCTACTTCGCGTCGTTAGTAAAGGATGAACCAATCCGCTCTTATGATAGTATGAAAAAAGACATTTATAATTATGAAGAAACGACTGAATTATATTTTGATGATAATGTTTATTTAGGTAAGCTTCGTTCCGACCTTGATCGTGAAGAAGTTAGTATAGATGATGTTTCTCAGCACCTAATAAATGCAGTCGTTGCAACAGAAGATGAGTTTTTTTGGGATCATAGTGGAATTGTTCCAAAAGCAATCATGCGTGCCCTTTTCCAAGAAGTTACAAATTCATCTGTAAGAACTGGTGGTAGTACGCTTACCCAACAGTTAATTAAAAACCAAATACTTTCAAACGAAGTATCATTCGAACGTAAGGCAAAGGAAATGTTACTTGCTCTGCGACTTGAACAATCTTTTGACAAAGATGAAATTCTTGAAGCTTACTTAAATGTTTCTACTCTCGGAAGAAATTCTTCAGGTAGGAACATTGCTGGTATCCAAACAGCTGCTCAAGGTATTTTTGATGTTGATGCGAGAGATTTAAACATACCTCAAAGCGCATTTATTGCTGGTTTATTTCAAAGCTTTAGCTATACACCATTTACAAATAAAGGTGAGATAAAAGAGAATTTAGAATCATCTATGAATAGAATGCACACTGTACTTAGCCGTATGCTGCAAGCTGAGTTTATTACGAAGGAAGAATATGAATCTGCATTAAATTATGATATAACAGCAGATTTTGCACCACCTAAGCCATCTCCAATAGATAATTACCCTTGGCTTACTTTTGAGATTGAGGATCGTGCAGAGGAAATATTAGCCGAAATATTAGCTGAAAACGACGGGTACGAAGTGACCGATTTAGCGGAAAACGACGATCTATATAACGATTATATAAATCGTGCGAGTAAAAACTTACGACAAAATGGCTATAAAATCCATACGACAATTGATAAAGAAATCTATGATGAAATGCAAACTGTAGTTCAAAACTTTGAATATTTCGCACCTGACAAGCCAGAAGAAAAAGAAGATCCTGAAACTGGGGAAATGGTTCAAGTAATGGAGCCTATTGAAGCTGGAGCTGTACTAATTGAAAATACAACTGGTAAAATCATCAGCTTTGTTGGTGGACGCGACCATGATCGAGAACAGCTGAACCATGCTACCAATGCACCACGTTCAAACGGTTCTACAATGAAGCCTTTATTAGCTTACGGTCCTGCAATGGAGTTAGGAAAAGTTCAGCCTGGTTCAGTATTAGCTGATGTCGAATTAAAAGTTCCAGCTGGTGGAAAGACTTATTCGCCAGGGAACTATGATGGTAGAACACACGGTCTGACTTCTGTTCGATATGCTTTGCAGAAATCGTATAATATACCAGCTGTTAGATCATATATGTCTATCATTGACCAAAATCCTGTGTCTTATTTAGAAAAAATGGGTTATACAAACTTAACTGAAGGTGATCATTATAATTTGTCAATGGCAATCGGTGGATTAACATATGGTGTCACTGTTGAAGAGAATGTTAATGCATATGCTACCTTTGGAAATGATGGTCAATTTGTCGATGCTTATATGATTGAACGAATTGAAACAAATGACGGTGAGATAATTTATGAGCATGAAAGTGAGCCTGTCGAAGTATTTAGCCCACAAACATCTTACTTAATGATTGACATGATGAGAGATGTCATTAGCAGTGGAACAGCTGCATCACTCCCGGGCAGACTTGATTTTAAGTCAGATTGGGCAGGTAAAACTGGTACAGCACAAGATTTTAAAGATGCATGGTTTGTTGCAACAAATCCAAATGTAACCTTTGGAGTTTGGAATGGGTATGACACACCAAAGTCAGTAAAAACGACGTCAGGGCCAACATATGGACAAAGAAACATATACTTGTGGGCAGATTTAATGAATGCCGCTTATGCTATTAAACCTGAACTAGTTGCTCCTGAAGAAAGGTTTAAAATGCCTGGTGGAATCATTAGTCGTTCTTATTGTGCTGCATCAGGTCTATTGCCTTCAAAAGCATGTGAAGAGGCTGGGCTTATTGAAACAGATCTTTTTAACGCAAAATATGTACCTACAAAAGAGGACAATAGCTTAGAAAAAGCTAATTATGTTGAAATTGGTGAAAAAATATATCGAGCTTTAGAAACGACCCCTGAAGAATTTACTAATGAAGGATTTATGTTTACTGAAGCATTCCTTGAAGAAATTGGCATTACCGATATAAAAGTAGCTAAGCAACTCATTCCAAATAGTGAAAAATGGAGCAATATTATTTTTCCAGAATTAGAGGAATTAGAAGATACGGGAGAGGTACCTGATACAATGGGCGGTGTTAAACTAAATGGAAACTCCATCTCATGGCCTGCTCATTATCAACAAACTGTTATTGGGTATCGAGTGTACGAAATATCCAATTATGGGGAGAATGTTTCTGAAATAGGTATCGTACCTGTTGGCGAAGATTTAGGGTTTACAGTAGGTAATACTGATAGTGCTTATTATGTGACTGCGGTCGATATATTTGGAAGAGAATCTGCTGAGTCTAATAAAGTCATTAATGGTGATTGGCAGGAAGAACCTGATGATAATGAAGACCCTAACAACGGGGACAATGACCAACCTGGTGACGGTGAGGATGATCCTGGTAACGATGATAATGATCAACCTGGCGAGGGCGACGATCCTGACACAGGTGATAACGATAATGATCAACCTGGTGACGGTGAGAACCCTGGAGATGAGGATAACGATCAACCTGGTGACGGTGAGGACCCTGGTGATGAGGACAACGATCAACCTAGTGACGGTGAGAATGATCCAGGAAACGATCAACCCGGTGATATAACTGAACCAGAAGATCCAAGTACACCTACAGACCCATCAAATCCTTAA
- the acsA gene encoding acetate--CoA ligase, whose amino-acid sequence MKVESLAVTKGDYNLTDYEEIYSQFNWSDVENNFSWSKTGRVNMAYEAIDRHAYTFRKNKIALYYQDSVRKEKYTFKEMSEFSNRAGNVLKQAADVEKGDRVFVFMPRSPELYFIILGAIKLGAIVGPLFEAFMEGAVRDRLEDSEAKVLVTTPELLDRVPVNELPALKHIVLVGDGLEDDERFINYYKEMESASDRLSIEWVDRSDGLIIHYTSGSTGKPKGVLHVHNAMIQHYQTAKWVLDLKEDDVYWCTADPGWVTGTAYGIFAPWLVGAANVVIGGRFSPATWYEAIEQFGVTIWYSAPTAFRMLMGAGDDLVKQNDLSTLRHILSVGEPLNPEVIRWGVKVFNNRIHDTWWMTETGAQLICNYPCMEIRPGSMGKPIPGIKAAIVDDQGNELPPNRMGNLAIQKGWPSMMYTIWNNQQKYESYFMPGDWYVSGDSAYMDEEGYFWFQGRIDDVIMTSGERVGPFEVESKLVEHPAIAEAGVIGKPDPVRGEIIKAFVALRHGYDVTDELKEEIRLFVKKGLSAHAAPREIEFCEKLPKTRSGKIMRRVLKAWELDLPTGDLSTMED is encoded by the coding sequence ATGAAGGTGGAATCGTTAGCTGTTACGAAAGGGGATTACAATTTAACAGACTACGAAGAAATTTATAGTCAGTTTAATTGGTCCGATGTGGAAAATAACTTTTCTTGGTCAAAAACAGGTAGAGTGAATATGGCATATGAGGCGATTGATCGTCATGCATATACCTTTAGGAAAAATAAAATTGCATTATATTATCAAGATTCTGTTCGAAAAGAGAAATATACATTTAAGGAAATGAGTGAATTCTCTAACCGAGCAGGGAATGTACTTAAGCAAGCAGCTGATGTTGAAAAAGGTGATCGTGTTTTTGTGTTTATGCCTCGTTCTCCCGAATTATATTTTATTATTCTAGGGGCAATAAAACTAGGAGCAATTGTCGGTCCGTTATTTGAAGCTTTTATGGAAGGGGCAGTACGTGATAGGTTAGAAGATAGTGAGGCAAAAGTGTTAGTAACGACTCCTGAGTTATTAGATAGAGTTCCAGTTAATGAGCTTCCAGCATTAAAGCATATCGTTTTAGTTGGTGATGGCTTAGAAGATGATGAAAGGTTTATTAATTATTATAAAGAAATGGAAAGCGCTAGTGACCGTTTAAGTATTGAATGGGTCGATAGATCAGATGGACTTATTATTCATTATACTTCAGGCTCAACAGGTAAACCAAAAGGAGTATTGCACGTCCATAATGCTATGATTCAGCACTATCAAACAGCAAAGTGGGTATTGGACTTAAAAGAAGATGATGTTTATTGGTGTACTGCTGACCCTGGATGGGTTACAGGGACTGCGTATGGTATTTTTGCTCCATGGCTTGTGGGTGCTGCAAATGTAGTTATTGGAGGAAGATTTAGCCCAGCTACATGGTATGAAGCGATTGAACAGTTCGGTGTTACTATTTGGTATAGTGCTCCAACTGCATTTAGAATGTTAATGGGTGCTGGAGATGATTTAGTAAAGCAAAATGATTTGAGCACCCTTAGACATATTTTAAGTGTAGGTGAACCATTAAATCCTGAAGTCATACGTTGGGGTGTTAAAGTATTCAATAATCGTATTCATGATACATGGTGGATGACTGAAACAGGTGCCCAATTAATATGTAATTATCCATGTATGGAAATAAGGCCCGGTTCAATGGGGAAACCTATTCCAGGAATTAAGGCTGCGATTGTTGATGATCAAGGAAATGAATTACCACCAAACCGGATGGGGAATTTGGCTATACAAAAAGGATGGCCATCGATGATGTATACGATTTGGAATAATCAACAAAAATATGAGTCATACTTTATGCCAGGTGATTGGTATGTATCAGGGGACTCAGCTTATATGGATGAAGAGGGGTATTTTTGGTTCCAAGGTAGGATAGATGATGTGATTATGACTTCTGGTGAAAGAGTTGGGCCTTTTGAAGTTGAAAGTAAGCTTGTTGAACATCCAGCAATAGCAGAAGCTGGGGTGATAGGAAAACCTGACCCAGTACGTGGAGAAATTATTAAAGCATTCGTTGCACTTAGACATGGCTACGATGTTACTGATGAATTAAAGGAAGAAATCAGGCTTTTCGTGAAAAAAGGTCTGTCAGCTCATGCAGCTCCACGTGAAATTGAGTTTTGTGAAAAGTTACCTAAAACAAGAAGTGGAAAAATTATGCGTAGAGTGTTAAAAGCCTGGGAATTAGATTTACCTACGGGTGATTTATCAACTATGGAAGATTAG
- a CDS encoding GNAT family N-acetyltransferase: MEHKKTYNAKELKTPQGNLILEGPISSAKLSSYDFHHDLIAFRQPDQQHKALIGIADLPEGRIIIARHQHTIVGYVTFLYPDPLERWSEGNMENLIELGAIEVIPKFRGSSVGKNLINVSMMDDVMNDYIIITTEYYWHWDLKGTGLNVWEYRKVMEKMMNAGGLEWYATDDPEISSHPANCLMARIGTRVDNESIQKFDRLRFMNRFMY; this comes from the coding sequence ATGGAACATAAAAAAACTTATAATGCAAAAGAATTAAAAACACCACAGGGAAACTTAATTTTAGAAGGACCCATTTCATCTGCTAAACTATCAAGCTACGATTTTCATCACGATCTTATAGCATTTCGCCAACCAGATCAACAACATAAGGCATTAATAGGGATAGCAGATTTGCCTGAAGGTAGAATTATTATCGCAAGACACCAACATACCATAGTTGGATATGTTACTTTCTTATACCCTGACCCTCTAGAACGCTGGTCTGAAGGCAACATGGAAAATTTAATTGAACTCGGGGCAATAGAAGTGATTCCTAAATTCCGAGGTTCATCAGTCGGCAAAAACCTTATTAATGTATCAATGATGGATGATGTAATGAATGACTACATTATTATTACGACCGAATACTACTGGCACTGGGATTTAAAAGGTACAGGACTTAATGTTTGGGAGTATAGGAAGGTAATGGAGAAAATGATGAATGCTGGCGGTCTGGAATGGTATGCCACCGATGATCCAGAAATAAGTTCTCATCCAGCGAACTGTTTAATGGCTAGAATAGGAACAAGAGTTGATAATGAATCCATACAAAAATTCGATCGATTAAGATTTATGAATAGATTTATGTATTAG
- a CDS encoding acetoin utilization AcuB family protein yields MIVEQIMKTDVTTLFPNDTIETAIITLHKKDIRHIPIVDKSHHIIGVISDRDLRDASPSILELNNDNKHILKQPIKNIMKTDVITGHPLDFVEEVAAVFYEHRIGCMPLTNNNKLVGIVTETDVLHTLVQLTGAHQPSSHIEIKASNKTGMLSDIASIFKDRNININSVLVYPDVDESYKILVFRVQTMNPLKIVNELKNEGYTVLWPTQPGISL; encoded by the coding sequence ATGATAGTTGAACAAATAATGAAAACAGATGTAACAACACTCTTTCCAAATGATACGATTGAAACTGCTATTATCACGTTGCACAAAAAAGATATTAGACATATCCCTATTGTAGATAAAAGCCATCACATAATTGGGGTTATCTCAGATCGTGACTTACGTGATGCAAGCCCTTCTATTTTGGAACTTAACAATGATAATAAGCACATACTTAAACAGCCAATAAAGAACATTATGAAAACTGACGTTATTACTGGTCACCCGTTAGATTTTGTTGAGGAAGTGGCTGCTGTATTTTATGAGCATCGGATCGGTTGTATGCCGTTAACAAATAATAATAAATTGGTAGGTATAGTTACAGAAACAGACGTCCTTCATACCCTTGTACAACTTACTGGTGCACACCAACCTAGTTCACACATTGAAATTAAAGCTAGTAACAAAACCGGCATGCTAAGCGATATTGCCTCAATTTTTAAAGACCGAAATATAAACATCAATAGTGTCCTAGTATATCCAGATGTAGATGAGAGCTATAAAATACTCGTTTTTCGTGTCCAAACGATGAACCCACTGAAAATCGTAAATGAATTGAAAAATGAAGGTTATACAGTCTTATGGCCAACTCAACCAGGTATTTCTTTATGA